In Planctomycetia bacterium, one DNA window encodes the following:
- a CDS encoding choice-of-anchor E domain-containing protein has protein sequence MRKNASILALVSVLTCIVLVNSATAASISFSDKVEFVTDLPPNNMAQISLPSFDTQGGTLTLNSVLVEIFHQGSVQMAADNDDPFRPAVVRGRMFRTFTATGPGVVAGGNNVTSTPFVNLDPDNGDLVIFDPTGPDGVNFGVLAYGPLLAHSSNPATALYATPVPGLVNFDIEATLMSQDLQFQGQAPDAWTLEVENPRLSVTVKVTYDYVPEPSTLSLLGLGLVGLVRRSRR, from the coding sequence GTGAGAAAGAACGCTTCGATTCTGGCATTGGTGTCCGTTCTGACCTGTATCGTGCTAGTCAATTCGGCGACGGCTGCATCGATCAGCTTCTCGGACAAGGTCGAGTTCGTCACGGATCTGCCGCCGAACAACATGGCACAGATTTCGCTTCCGTCTTTTGACACGCAAGGCGGAACCCTCACGCTCAACAGCGTCTTGGTCGAGATCTTCCATCAGGGTTCGGTCCAGATGGCGGCGGACAATGATGACCCGTTCCGACCGGCGGTGGTTCGCGGCCGCATGTTCCGCACGTTCACGGCGACCGGTCCGGGCGTCGTTGCGGGCGGGAACAACGTCACTTCGACTCCTTTCGTGAATCTGGATCCGGATAACGGCGACTTGGTGATCTTCGATCCCACGGGTCCGGATGGCGTCAATTTTGGTGTGCTCGCCTACGGCCCGCTCCTCGCGCATTCATCGAATCCGGCGACCGCGCTCTATGCGACGCCGGTGCCCGGGCTGGTGAACTTCGACATCGAAGCGACGCTGATGAGTCAGGATCTCCAGTTCCAAGGTCAGGCGCCCGATGCCTGGACGCTCGAAGTGGAGAATCCCCGGTTGTCGGTGACCGTGAAGGTCACTTACGACTACGTTCCGGAGCCTTCGACCCTCTCGCTTCTCGGACTGGGTTTGGTTGGTCTGGTGCGACGCAGCCGACGCTGA
- a CDS encoding choice-of-anchor E domain-containing protein — translation MNRRIAFVLGIGLLWGGVGSAQADTIMHMGSAHFVSDLEPVAQIDIPSFDNQGGTLTLISVLVEIFHSASVEMSADNDDPFQGATVRGRLTRIWSLTGPGVVSGGNFLAFTPFVNLAPDDNDGGSPLIFDRTPPDGIDFGTFGYGLTLASSHNPAVGLYSTNGPNLLSFLASPDLMSQDLQFQGNAPDAWQLEVQNPQLDVKVKVTYEYIPEPSTLSLLGLGGIAFLRRRRARGADGTP, via the coding sequence ATGAACCGCAGAATTGCTTTTGTATTGGGCATCGGCCTGCTGTGGGGCGGCGTCGGCAGCGCGCAGGCCGACACGATCATGCACATGGGATCGGCGCACTTCGTCAGCGATCTGGAACCGGTGGCACAGATTGATATCCCGAGCTTTGACAACCAGGGTGGAACCTTGACGCTGATCAGCGTGCTGGTGGAGATCTTCCACAGCGCGTCGGTTGAGATGTCCGCGGATAACGATGATCCGTTTCAGGGTGCCACGGTGCGCGGTCGCCTGACGCGCATCTGGTCGTTGACCGGTCCGGGCGTGGTGTCGGGCGGGAACTTCCTGGCGTTCACTCCGTTTGTCAATCTCGCGCCCGACGACAACGACGGCGGCAGCCCGCTGATCTTCGACCGGACTCCGCCGGATGGTATTGACTTCGGCACATTCGGCTATGGGCTGACGCTGGCCAGTTCGCACAATCCCGCAGTCGGCTTGTACAGCACGAACGGTCCGAACCTCTTGAGTTTCCTTGCTAGCCCGGATCTGATGTCGCAGGATTTGCAGTTCCAGGGCAATGCCCCGGACGCCTGGCAGCTGGAAGTTCAGAATCCGCAGCTGGATGTGAAAGTCAAGGTCACATACGAGTACATCCCGGAGCCGTCGACCTTGAGCCTACTCGGATTGGGTGGCATCGCCTTCCTTCGACGCCGACGAGCGCGCGGAGCGGATGGTACTCCGTGA